In the Acidovorax sp. A79 genome, one interval contains:
- a CDS encoding efflux RND transporter periplasmic adaptor subunit has product MKRLTSLHSVVALAMAAALCAPLVARAGEGHDHGDAPAAADGNGPKRQPDGSVFLPKPAQRQLGVRTLVAAEGRHPKAFELAGTVVMDPNAGGKVQAALAGRLEAGPKGLPGVGQAVRKGEVLAYVVPTAGAIERSNQLAQQAELRAARDLAARRVARLKDLSDTVPRKDIEAAESELQSVTQRLGAVGAGLSTRDALVAPVSGVIASANAVAGQVVDARELVFEVVDPTRLRVEALAYDTAQAHSVAGAALAVGGQRVPLRFLGAARSLRDQALPLQFAGDSAVLGTLALGQPVRVFVQSTEQAVGVQVPVASLLRNPANQTIVWVKESPERFVPRVVTYVPLDGTSVAVTSGLKAGDRVATQGATLINQVR; this is encoded by the coding sequence ATGAAGCGCCTGACCTCTCTCCATTCCGTCGTGGCCCTGGCGATGGCCGCTGCGCTGTGCGCCCCGCTGGTGGCGCGTGCCGGTGAAGGCCATGACCATGGCGACGCGCCCGCGGCGGCCGACGGCAACGGCCCCAAACGCCAGCCCGATGGCAGCGTCTTCCTGCCCAAGCCTGCGCAGCGCCAACTCGGCGTGCGCACCCTGGTGGCCGCCGAGGGCCGGCACCCCAAGGCCTTCGAGCTGGCCGGCACGGTGGTCATGGACCCCAACGCTGGCGGCAAGGTGCAGGCCGCGCTGGCCGGCCGGCTGGAGGCCGGGCCCAAGGGCCTGCCCGGCGTGGGCCAGGCGGTGCGCAAGGGCGAGGTGCTGGCCTACGTGGTGCCCACGGCGGGCGCCATCGAGCGCTCCAACCAACTGGCCCAGCAGGCCGAGCTGCGTGCTGCACGCGACCTGGCGGCACGCCGCGTGGCGCGTTTGAAGGACCTGTCGGACACCGTGCCGCGCAAGGACATCGAGGCGGCCGAGAGCGAGCTGCAAAGCGTCACCCAGCGCCTGGGCGCGGTGGGGGCGGGCCTTTCGACCCGCGATGCGCTGGTGGCGCCCGTCTCGGGTGTCATCGCCTCGGCCAATGCCGTGGCAGGGCAGGTGGTGGATGCGCGCGAGCTGGTGTTCGAGGTGGTGGACCCCACGCGCCTGCGCGTCGAAGCCCTGGCTTACGACACGGCGCAGGCCCACAGCGTCGCCGGCGCCGCGCTGGCCGTGGGCGGGCAGCGCGTGCCGCTGCGTTTTCTGGGCGCGGCGCGCAGCCTGCGCGACCAGGCGCTGCCGCTGCAGTTTGCCGGCGACTCGGCCGTGCTCGGTACCTTGGCCCTGGGCCAGCCCGTGCGCGTATTCGTGCAATCCACCGAGCAGGCCGTTGGCGTGCAGGTGCCCGTGGCTTCGCTGCTGCGCAATCCCGCGAACCAGACCATCGTCTGGGTCAAGGAGTCGCCCGAGCGTTTCGTGCCGCGCGTCGTCACCTACGTGCCCCTCGACGGCACCTCGGTGGCCGTGACCTCGGGCCTCAAGGCCGGTGACCGCGTGGCCACGCAGGGCGCCACGCTGATCAACCAGGTCCGTTGA
- a CDS encoding TolC family protein produces MQRTRRTNHTPRLCMAAVALGWALAGSAALAQTPAPPLTLKALFDRAWERQPEAQSAALRRESAQAARSGASSWTAEPAALELQAKTDRPGSNQGNREVEMGVALPLWLPGERARKAALGDAEIKAVESRRLAAQLQLAAAVREAWWTLQRAQAELGLAQDRLHNAQRLAADVARRFQAGDMSRADQAQADGAVAQAEAAVAEATGARDVAQAALVAWGGNGVLADGAEPEAEALPAAGLPTDHPAVADWNDQAAVARRAADLAAVQTRANPELTVAATRGREQAGERYLQSFTVGVRVPLGGGDRARAKETAARADALDAEVRARAEQDRLAADLAAATARVKATQAQRDAMARHAALARDTRGFVDKAFRLGEADWPTRLRVELEAVQAERQLARARIDAAAAVSTLRQALGLLPQ; encoded by the coding sequence ATGCAACGAACGAGAAGAACGAACCACACACCACGGCTGTGCATGGCGGCCGTGGCCCTGGGGTGGGCGCTGGCCGGCAGTGCTGCGCTGGCCCAGACGCCGGCGCCACCGCTCACGCTCAAGGCCTTGTTCGACAGGGCCTGGGAGCGCCAGCCCGAGGCGCAGTCGGCCGCGCTGCGGCGCGAATCGGCACAGGCCGCGCGCAGCGGTGCATCGTCCTGGACGGCCGAACCCGCCGCGCTGGAGCTGCAGGCCAAGACCGACCGCCCCGGCAGCAACCAGGGCAACCGCGAAGTGGAGATGGGCGTGGCCCTGCCGCTGTGGCTGCCCGGCGAGCGCGCCCGCAAGGCCGCGCTGGGCGATGCCGAGATCAAGGCCGTGGAAAGCCGCCGCCTGGCCGCGCAGCTGCAATTGGCCGCCGCCGTGCGCGAGGCCTGGTGGACCCTGCAGCGCGCGCAGGCAGAACTGGGCCTGGCGCAGGACCGGCTGCACAACGCGCAGCGCCTGGCGGCCGACGTGGCGCGGCGCTTTCAGGCCGGAGACATGTCGCGTGCCGACCAGGCCCAGGCCGATGGTGCCGTGGCCCAGGCCGAAGCCGCGGTGGCCGAGGCCACGGGCGCACGCGATGTGGCCCAGGCAGCCCTGGTGGCATGGGGCGGCAACGGGGTGCTGGCCGACGGTGCCGAGCCCGAGGCCGAAGCGCTGCCAGCAGCCGGCCTGCCCACCGACCACCCGGCGGTGGCGGACTGGAACGACCAGGCCGCAGTGGCGCGCCGCGCCGCCGACCTGGCCGCCGTGCAGACCCGTGCCAACCCCGAGCTGACCGTGGCCGCCACGCGCGGGCGCGAGCAGGCCGGCGAGCGCTACCTCCAAAGCTTCACGGTCGGCGTGCGCGTGCCCCTGGGCGGTGGCGACCGGGCGCGCGCCAAGGAGACAGCGGCCCGTGCCGACGCGCTGGACGCCGAGGTGCGCGCCCGCGCCGAGCAGGACCGCCTGGCCGCCGACCTGGCCGCGGCCACGGCCCGCGTGAAAGCCACGCAAGCCCAGCGCGACGCCATGGCCCGCCATGCGGCACTGGCCCGCGATACGCGCGGTTTCGTCGACAAGGCCTTCCGCCTGGGCGAAGCCGACTGGCCCACGCGCCTGCGCGTGGAGCTGGAAGCCGTGCAGGCCGAGCGCCAGCTGGCGCGTGCCCGCATCGATGCGGCGGCCGCCGTCTCCACCTTGCGCCAGGCCCTGGGCCTGTTGCCGCAGTGA
- a CDS encoding heme ABC transporter ATP-binding protein, with the protein MRAGPLHPGDPLVCDQLAVGLPGLPLLATVHARLAPGRFTAILGPNGAGKSTLLSMLSGQRAPRSGSVSLRGRALTAVGALELARLRAVLPQETAVAFDFTVQEVVEMGRFPHRQSPSRNEACIARDAMEATGVVHLAARGVNTLSGGERARAHLARALAQIWEPRPDGATRWLLLDEPTAALDLAHQHQAMALVRRWAVEQGIGVVAVLHDLNLALRYAHDVVLMGAGRCDVGSVGQTLDAAAIARVWGVECSEVRASDGTPQFLVAAG; encoded by the coding sequence ATGAGAGCAGGCCCGCTCCATCCCGGCGATCCGCTGGTGTGCGATCAATTGGCGGTGGGCCTGCCCGGCCTGCCGCTGCTGGCGACCGTGCATGCGCGCCTGGCGCCTGGCCGCTTCACCGCCATCCTGGGGCCGAATGGCGCGGGCAAATCCACGCTGCTGTCCATGCTGTCGGGCCAGCGCGCGCCGCGCTCGGGCTCGGTCAGCCTGAGGGGCCGGGCGCTCACTGCGGTTGGTGCCTTGGAGCTGGCGCGCCTGCGCGCCGTGCTGCCGCAAGAGACGGCGGTGGCCTTCGACTTCACGGTGCAGGAGGTGGTGGAGATGGGCCGCTTTCCGCACCGCCAGTCGCCCAGCCGGAACGAGGCGTGCATCGCCCGCGATGCCATGGAGGCCACCGGCGTGGTCCACCTGGCGGCGCGCGGCGTGAACACCTTGTCGGGCGGCGAGCGGGCCCGCGCCCACCTGGCCCGGGCGCTGGCGCAGATCTGGGAGCCCCGGCCCGATGGCGCCACGCGCTGGCTGCTGCTCGACGAGCCCACCGCCGCGCTCGACCTGGCGCACCAGCACCAGGCCATGGCCCTGGTGCGCCGCTGGGCGGTGGAGCAGGGCATCGGCGTGGTGGCGGTGCTGCACGACCTGAACCTGGCGCTGCGCTATGCGCACGACGTGGTGCTGATGGGGGCCGGGCGCTGCGACGTGGGGTCCGTGGGGCAAACGCTGGACGCGGCGGCGATCGCGCGCGTGTGGGGTGTGGAGTGTTCCGAAGTGCGCGCCAGCGACGGCACGCCGCAGTTTCTCGTGGCGGCCGGATGA
- a CDS encoding FecCD family ABC transporter permease: MSGLSVAQPGARWTAGRLSPRTALTVGSALVVLALAWASTQGAYAIAPAQLWQVLLQAVGLAPSAEQAPEYLVFINIRLPRLLMGVAAGAGLGLAGALMQGLFRNPLADPGLIGVSSGAALAAALTIVLGMHWLPDMPRTLGSWSLVTMAFGGGLVVTALIYGLAQADGATRMGLMLLAGVAVNALALAGLGYLNFISTDEQLRNIQMWLLGSLGGARWSAVALVGSIVAVACGLGLALARPLNAIALGEAQAALLGVPVERTKRLAVLVTALAVGAVTAATGIIGFIGLVAPHWVRLVAGPDHRVVLPGSALLGAALVLAADVVARTIVKPAELPLGVLTAFIGVPLFLAMLRQFRSKV; this comes from the coding sequence GTGAGCGGCCTGTCCGTGGCGCAGCCGGGTGCGCGCTGGACCGCGGGGCGCCTGTCGCCCCGCACCGCGCTGACCGTGGGCTCGGCACTGGTGGTGCTGGCCTTGGCCTGGGCCAGCACCCAGGGCGCGTACGCCATCGCGCCCGCCCAGCTGTGGCAGGTGCTGCTGCAGGCCGTGGGGCTGGCGCCTTCTGCCGAACAGGCACCGGAATACCTGGTGTTCATCAACATCCGGCTGCCACGCCTGTTGATGGGCGTGGCGGCCGGGGCGGGCCTGGGGCTGGCGGGTGCGCTGATGCAGGGGCTGTTTCGCAACCCGCTGGCCGACCCCGGCCTGATCGGCGTGAGCAGCGGCGCCGCGCTGGCTGCTGCGCTCACCATCGTGCTCGGCATGCACTGGCTGCCCGACATGCCGCGCACGCTGGGCAGTTGGTCGCTGGTGACCATGGCCTTTGGCGGTGGCCTGGTGGTCACGGCGCTGATCTATGGGCTGGCGCAAGCCGATGGCGCCACGCGCATGGGGCTGATGCTGCTGGCGGGCGTGGCGGTCAATGCGCTGGCGCTGGCGGGGCTGGGCTACCTCAACTTCATCTCCACCGACGAGCAACTGCGCAACATCCAGATGTGGCTGCTGGGCAGCCTGGGCGGCGCGCGCTGGAGCGCCGTGGCGCTGGTGGGATCCATCGTGGCGGTGGCCTGCGGCCTGGGCCTGGCGCTGGCGCGCCCGCTCAATGCGATTGCCCTGGGAGAGGCGCAGGCCGCGCTGCTGGGCGTGCCGGTGGAGCGCACCAAGCGCCTGGCGGTGCTGGTGACGGCGCTCGCCGTGGGGGCCGTCACGGCGGCCACCGGCATCATCGGCTTCATCGGCCTGGTGGCGCCGCACTGGGTGCGCCTGGTGGCCGGGCCGGATCACCGCGTGGTGCTGCCGGGATCGGCCCTGCTGGGCGCCGCGCTGGTGCTGGCGGCCGACGTGGTGGCGCGCACCATCGTCAAGCCGGCCGAGTTGCCGCTGGGCGTGCTCACCGCCTTCATCGGTGTGCCCTTGTTCCTGGCCATGCTGCGCCAATTCAGGAGCAAGGTATGA
- a CDS encoding hemin ABC transporter substrate-binding protein: MLRDGLTDTARRQLLRGMAALPLLSVVGAERAVAASPARIVSLGGALTEVVYLLGAQGQLVGTDTTSLFPEAALKTAKVGYMRQLSAEGLLSLKPDAVVGTTEAGPPVVLDQVRSAGVRVELVKADHTWDEVQRKVATVGRVAGREREATALQADLDAQWAAVHKLVAASARRPRAIFILSHGGSPMVAGTGTAADALIRFAGGTNAITQFAGYRPLTAEAMASAAPEVLLNSTQGIEALGGEAAFWQRPELALTPAFRHKALVTMEASQLLGFGPRLPGAVREVHTRMQAITA, from the coding sequence ATGCTGCGTGATGGCCTGACCGACACGGCGCGCAGGCAGCTGCTGCGCGGCATGGCAGCGCTGCCGCTGCTGTCTGTGGTGGGCGCGGAGCGCGCAGTCGCGGCCAGCCCGGCGCGCATCGTCTCGCTGGGCGGTGCGTTGACCGAGGTGGTCTACCTGCTGGGCGCGCAAGGCCAGCTGGTGGGCACCGACACCACCAGCCTGTTCCCCGAGGCCGCGCTCAAGACCGCCAAGGTCGGCTACATGCGCCAGCTCTCGGCCGAGGGGCTGCTGTCCCTCAAGCCCGACGCCGTGGTGGGCACCACCGAGGCCGGCCCGCCCGTGGTGCTGGACCAGGTGCGCAGCGCCGGGGTGCGGGTGGAGCTGGTCAAGGCCGACCACACCTGGGACGAAGTGCAGCGCAAGGTGGCCACCGTGGGCCGCGTGGCCGGCCGCGAGCGCGAGGCCACGGCCCTGCAGGCGGACCTGGATGCGCAGTGGGCGGCGGTGCACAAGCTGGTGGCCGCGTCCGCGCGCCGCCCGCGCGCGATCTTCATCCTGTCGCACGGCGGCAGCCCCATGGTGGCGGGCACCGGCACGGCGGCCGATGCGCTGATCCGCTTTGCGGGCGGCACCAACGCCATCACGCAGTTCGCGGGCTACCGGCCGCTCACGGCCGAGGCCATGGCCAGCGCCGCGCCCGAGGTGCTGCTCAACAGCACGCAGGGCATCGAGGCGCTGGGCGGCGAGGCCGCGTTCTGGCAGCGGCCGGAACTGGCGCTCACGCCCGCTTTCCGCCACAAGGCCCTGGTGACGATGGAGGCCAGCCAGCTGCTGGGCTTTGGTCCGCGCCTGCCCGGGGCCGTGCGCGAGGTGCACACCCGCATGCAGGCGATCACGGCGTGA
- a CDS encoding hemin-degrading factor, whose protein sequence is MSRAVTNNPGNPASAPLAAPDIRAQFATARAAGKRAKEAAESLGLSEGAAVAAHAGEHGHPLKAVPLQGSWLEMLQALEACGPLMALTRNEGVVHEKTGIYTNVSATGPVGIALGEDIDLRLFFAQWHAGFAVTELANDPARPPSRSLQFYNASGRAVHKIFTREATDLAAFDAVVSRFAQPSAGYVFGKAPAPEAVRPDPDIDADGLREAWGAMQDTHEFFGLTRKFGVERQQSFRLVEGQFAWRAEPQAVSRLLDEAAVDGLPIMVFVGSGGCIQIHTGPVRNIKPLDTPHAQWINVLDAGFNLHLRTDMVASVWVVEKPTADGVVTSVEAFDHAGELMAMFFGARKPGKPELQGWRDLVARLPQAQQDEVVHAA, encoded by the coding sequence ATGAGCCGCGCCGTGACGAACAACCCGGGCAATCCGGCCTCCGCGCCCCTGGCCGCACCCGACATTCGCGCGCAGTTCGCCACCGCACGTGCTGCCGGCAAGCGCGCCAAGGAGGCGGCCGAGAGCCTGGGGCTCTCGGAAGGCGCTGCGGTGGCGGCCCACGCGGGCGAGCACGGCCACCCGCTCAAGGCCGTGCCGCTGCAGGGTTCGTGGCTGGAGATGCTGCAGGCGCTCGAGGCCTGCGGCCCCTTGATGGCCCTCACGCGCAATGAAGGCGTGGTGCATGAGAAGACCGGCATTTACACCAACGTGTCGGCCACAGGCCCGGTGGGCATCGCGCTGGGCGAAGACATCGATCTGCGCCTGTTCTTCGCGCAGTGGCATGCTGGCTTTGCCGTGACCGAGCTGGCCAACGACCCCGCCAGGCCGCCGTCGCGCAGCCTGCAGTTCTACAACGCCAGCGGCCGTGCCGTGCACAAGATCTTTACCCGCGAAGCGACCGACCTGGCGGCGTTCGATGCGGTGGTGAGCCGCTTCGCGCAGCCCAGCGCGGGCTATGTGTTCGGCAAGGCGCCCGCGCCGGAAGCGGTGCGGCCCGATCCCGACATCGACGCCGACGGCCTGCGCGAGGCCTGGGGTGCCATGCAGGACACACACGAGTTCTTCGGCCTGACCAGGAAATTCGGCGTGGAGCGTCAGCAGAGCTTTCGCCTGGTCGAAGGCCAGTTCGCGTGGCGCGCCGAACCGCAAGCGGTATCGCGCCTGCTGGACGAGGCCGCGGTGGACGGACTGCCCATCATGGTGTTCGTGGGCAGCGGCGGCTGCATCCAGATCCACACCGGGCCGGTGCGCAACATAAAGCCGCTCGACACACCGCACGCCCAGTGGATCAACGTGCTGGACGCAGGCTTCAACCTGCACCTGCGCACCGACATGGTGGCCAGCGTGTGGGTGGTGGAAAAGCCGACGGCCGATGGCGTCGTCACCTCCGTCGAGGCGTTCGACCATGCGGGCGAGCTGATGGCCATGTTCTTCGGTGCGCGCAAGCCCGGCAAGCCCGAGCTGCAGGGCTGGCGCGACCTGGTGGCGCGGCTGCCGCAGGCGCAGCAAGATGAGGTGGTCCATGCTGCGTGA
- a CDS encoding TonB-dependent hemoglobin/transferrin/lactoferrin family receptor, which translates to MQGRLRPLTWLVACACAAIGSAHAQDVAQLIAAGPALKEVVISGSRSEQDRDELPMSIDVINAQAIEEGQVRDIRDVARELPNVSVTRSPARFTLASGSTGREQNAGFNIRGLDGNRVLMMVDGIRLPRSYVFSANAFGRDYLDIGLLQRIEVVRGATSALYGSDGMAGLVNFITAEPSAFLDGDKRIGGRVSVGYDGDDHGKRVGATVAGKAGDTVQWLLGGNVTRASELDNMGTNSAANADRTRPNPQKDQSGALLGKVILTPGGGQRHVFTLEHVDKNSDYGLLTARSKPPLAAASVLGSTSFTDMQRSRATWEGSWRVNSAFADDLKATLSFQDSHSREYVTEDRNTAADRVRDVTYDERTWQANLQGSKVLRAGPGGLVQKITYGFDYTSAKVENLQTGVTPPVGETFPLKRFPDTTETSAALYVQDEFVTGPWSITPGVRFDSFRIKADQAGFGAQAVSLSGNATSPKFGVLYRASEQWSVFGNYAAGFRAPNAGQVNAFFENPVSNYKTVPNANLRPEKSQNFELGVRGRLESLSIEAAAFTGRYKDFIEDLRQVGGTGAPGNPLVFQSVNIGRVKLSGFEVKGDMRWGRWAGGQWTSPFSYGQTRGRDTATGRPVNTVDPSRLSAGLRYDTGHWMARLDATHSAAKKASDVTVATGSTQYLTPSYTVLDLSGQWRIRKDLRLNLGIYNLTDRKHWRWADVRGLAANANFIDAYSQPGRSVRVSLVADF; encoded by the coding sequence CTGCAAGGCCGTCTGCGGCCGCTCACGTGGCTGGTGGCCTGTGCATGTGCCGCCATCGGCAGCGCGCATGCGCAGGACGTGGCGCAACTGATCGCTGCCGGCCCGGCGCTCAAGGAGGTGGTCATCAGCGGCTCGCGCAGCGAGCAGGACCGCGACGAGTTGCCCATGAGCATCGACGTGATCAACGCGCAGGCCATCGAAGAAGGCCAGGTGCGCGACATCCGTGATGTGGCGCGTGAACTGCCCAACGTGTCCGTCACCCGCTCGCCCGCGCGCTTCACGCTGGCCAGCGGCTCCACGGGGCGCGAGCAGAACGCGGGCTTCAACATCCGCGGCCTGGACGGCAACCGCGTGCTGATGATGGTGGACGGGATCCGCCTGCCGCGCAGCTACGTCTTCAGCGCCAACGCCTTCGGGCGCGACTACCTGGACATCGGCCTGCTGCAGCGCATCGAGGTCGTGCGCGGCGCCACGTCGGCGCTGTACGGGTCGGACGGCATGGCGGGCCTGGTCAACTTCATCACGGCCGAACCATCGGCCTTCCTCGATGGCGACAAGCGCATCGGCGGGCGTGTGAGCGTGGGCTACGACGGCGACGACCACGGCAAGCGCGTGGGCGCCACGGTGGCGGGCAAGGCGGGCGACACGGTGCAGTGGCTGCTGGGCGGCAACGTCACGCGCGCCAGCGAGCTCGACAACATGGGTACCAACAGCGCGGCCAATGCCGACCGCACCCGTCCCAACCCGCAAAAGGACCAGAGCGGCGCGCTGCTGGGCAAGGTCATCCTCACGCCCGGCGGCGGCCAGCGCCATGTGTTCACGCTGGAGCATGTGGACAAGAACTCCGACTACGGGCTGCTCACCGCGCGCTCCAAGCCGCCGCTGGCCGCCGCGTCCGTGCTGGGCTCCACGTCGTTCACCGACATGCAGCGCAGCCGTGCGACGTGGGAGGGCTCGTGGCGCGTGAACTCCGCCTTTGCCGACGACCTGAAGGCGACGCTGAGCTTTCAGGATTCCCACTCGCGCGAGTACGTCACCGAGGACCGCAACACCGCCGCCGACCGCGTGCGCGACGTGACCTACGACGAGCGCACCTGGCAGGCCAACCTGCAGGGCAGCAAGGTGCTGCGCGCAGGCCCTGGTGGTCTGGTACAGAAGATCACCTACGGCTTCGACTACACGTCGGCCAAGGTCGAGAACCTGCAGACCGGCGTGACCCCGCCCGTGGGCGAGACCTTCCCGCTCAAGCGCTTTCCGGACACCACCGAGACAAGCGCGGCCCTGTATGTGCAGGACGAGTTCGTGACCGGCCCCTGGAGCATCACGCCGGGCGTGCGCTTCGACAGCTTCCGCATCAAGGCCGACCAGGCGGGCTTTGGCGCGCAGGCCGTGTCCCTGTCGGGCAATGCCACCTCGCCCAAGTTCGGCGTGCTGTACCGCGCCAGCGAGCAGTGGAGCGTGTTCGGCAACTACGCGGCGGGCTTTCGTGCGCCCAACGCGGGTCAGGTCAACGCCTTCTTCGAGAACCCGGTCAGCAATTACAAGACCGTGCCCAACGCCAACCTGCGCCCCGAAAAGAGCCAGAACTTCGAGCTGGGCGTGCGCGGCCGTTTGGAGAGCCTTTCCATCGAGGCCGCCGCCTTCACCGGCCGCTACAAGGACTTCATCGAGGACCTGCGCCAAGTGGGCGGCACCGGTGCGCCGGGCAACCCGCTGGTGTTCCAGTCGGTCAACATCGGCCGCGTCAAGCTCAGCGGCTTCGAGGTCAAGGGCGACATGCGCTGGGGCCGGTGGGCCGGCGGGCAATGGACATCGCCGTTCAGCTACGGCCAGACGCGCGGGCGCGATACCGCCACCGGCAGGCCGGTGAACACGGTGGACCCATCGCGCCTGTCTGCCGGCCTGCGCTACGACACCGGCCACTGGATGGCGCGCCTGGATGCCACCCACAGCGCGGCCAAGAAGGCCAGCGACGTGACCGTGGCGACGGGCAGCACGCAGTACCTCACGCCGTCGTACACGGTGCTCGACCTGTCGGGCCAGTGGCGCATCCGCAAGGACCTGCGCCTGAACCTCGGCATCTACAACCTGACCGACAGGAAACACTGGCGCTGGGCCGACGTGCGCGGCCTGGCCGCCAACGCCAACTTCATCGACGCCTACAGCCAGCCCGGCCGCTCCGTGCGGGTGTCGCTGGTGGCGGACTTCTGA
- the ahpF gene encoding alkyl hydroperoxide reductase subunit F: MLDEQLKTQLSAYLERVTQPFELVASLDDSETAREMRELLTTIQSLRSDKITLRTDGNDARKPSFSLQRVGSTNSLRFAGLPLGHEFTSLVLALLWTGGHPPKVEPEVIEQIAALDGDFNFEVYMSLTCHNCPDVVQALSLMAIVNPKIKTTVIEGGAFQQEVADREIMAVPMVFMNGQVFASGRMSVEEIVAKLDTGAAARDAAKLSAKAPYDVLIVGGGPAGAAAAVYAARKGIRTGVAAERFGGQVNDTLAIENYISVLETDGPKFAAALEAHTRAYDVDIMNLQRADQLIPAAQPGGLIGVKLANGATLQSKTVILSTGARWRNVNVPGEAEYKNKGVAYCPHCDGPLFKGKRVSVIGGGNSGVEAAIDLAGIVAHVTLVEFADQLKADAVLVNKLKSLHNVTIHTNAQTIEITGADGKVNGLKYKDRATGVEHLVQLEGVFVQIGLVPNTEWLKGTVELSRFGEIIVDSHGRTNLPGVFAAGDCTTVPFKQIVIAAGDGSKAALSAFDHLIRMPVVAAAPAGAPAAETVAETV, translated from the coding sequence ATGCTCGACGAACAACTCAAGACCCAGCTTTCCGCCTACCTGGAGCGCGTGACGCAGCCGTTCGAACTGGTGGCTTCCCTGGACGACAGCGAAACTGCCCGCGAGATGCGCGAGCTGCTGACGACCATCCAATCCCTGCGCAGCGACAAGATCACGCTGCGCACCGACGGCAACGACGCGCGCAAGCCCTCGTTCAGCCTGCAGCGCGTGGGCAGCACGAATTCGCTGCGTTTTGCCGGCCTGCCCCTGGGCCACGAATTCACCTCGCTGGTGCTGGCCCTGTTGTGGACCGGAGGCCACCCGCCCAAGGTCGAGCCCGAGGTGATCGAGCAGATCGCCGCGCTCGACGGTGACTTCAACTTCGAGGTCTACATGAGCCTGACCTGCCACAACTGCCCGGACGTGGTGCAGGCGCTGTCGCTCATGGCCATCGTCAACCCCAAGATCAAGACCACCGTGATCGAAGGCGGCGCCTTCCAGCAGGAAGTGGCCGACCGCGAGATCATGGCCGTGCCCATGGTGTTCATGAACGGCCAGGTGTTCGCCTCGGGCCGCATGTCGGTCGAGGAGATCGTGGCCAAGCTCGACACCGGCGCCGCCGCCCGTGACGCGGCCAAGCTGTCGGCCAAGGCACCGTACGACGTGCTCATCGTCGGCGGCGGCCCCGCCGGCGCCGCGGCCGCCGTGTACGCGGCCCGCAAGGGCATCCGCACCGGCGTGGCGGCCGAGCGCTTCGGCGGCCAGGTCAACGACACGCTGGCCATCGAGAACTACATCTCCGTGCTGGAAACCGACGGACCCAAGTTCGCCGCTGCCCTGGAAGCCCACACCCGCGCCTACGACGTGGACATCATGAACCTGCAGCGCGCCGACCAGCTGATCCCCGCGGCCCAGCCCGGCGGCCTGATCGGTGTGAAGCTGGCCAACGGCGCCACCTTGCAATCGAAGACGGTGATCCTGTCCACCGGCGCGCGCTGGCGCAACGTCAACGTGCCCGGCGAAGCCGAGTACAAGAACAAGGGCGTGGCCTACTGCCCGCACTGCGACGGCCCGCTGTTCAAGGGCAAGCGCGTGTCGGTCATCGGCGGCGGCAACTCGGGAGTCGAGGCCGCCATCGACCTGGCCGGCATCGTGGCCCATGTCACGCTGGTGGAGTTCGCCGACCAGCTCAAGGCCGATGCCGTGCTGGTCAACAAGCTCAAGAGCCTGCACAACGTGACCATCCACACCAACGCGCAGACCATCGAGATCACCGGTGCCGACGGCAAGGTCAACGGCCTCAAGTACAAGGACCGCGCCACGGGCGTGGAGCACCTGGTGCAGCTCGAAGGCGTGTTCGTGCAGATCGGCCTGGTCCCCAACACCGAATGGCTCAAGGGCACGGTGGAGCTGTCCAGGTTCGGCGAGATCATCGTCGACTCGCACGGCCGTACCAACCTGCCCGGCGTGTTCGCGGCGGGGGACTGCACCACGGTGCCGTTCAAGCAGATCGTGATCGCTGCGGGCGATGGGTCGAAGGCCGCGCTGAGCGCATTCGACCACCTGATCCGCATGCCGGTGGTGGCGGCCGCGCCAGCGGGTGCCCCGGCTGCGGAAACGGTGGCGGAAACCGTTTGA
- the ahpC gene encoding alkyl hydroperoxide reductase subunit C: MSLINTQVQPFKTTAFVNRNGKGEFIDLTEADLKGKWSVLIFMPAAFTFNCPTEIEDAAEHYAEFQKAGTEVYIVTTDTHFSHKVWHETSPAVGKAKFPLVGDPTHQLTNAFGVHIPEEGLALRGTFVVNPDGIIKTSEIHSNEIARDVKETVRKLKAAQYTAAHPGEVCPAKWNDGAKTLAPSLDLVGKI, translated from the coding sequence ATGTCCCTGATCAATACGCAAGTTCAGCCGTTCAAGACCACCGCTTTCGTCAACCGCAATGGCAAGGGTGAATTCATCGACCTGACCGAAGCCGACCTGAAGGGCAAGTGGTCCGTGCTGATCTTCATGCCCGCAGCCTTCACCTTCAACTGCCCCACCGAAATCGAAGACGCCGCCGAGCACTACGCAGAGTTCCAGAAGGCTGGCACCGAGGTCTACATCGTCACGACCGACACGCACTTCTCGCACAAGGTGTGGCACGAAACCTCGCCCGCCGTGGGCAAGGCCAAGTTCCCCCTGGTCGGCGACCCTACGCACCAGCTGACCAACGCGTTTGGCGTGCACATCCCTGAAGAAGGCCTGGCACTGCGCGGCACGTTCGTGGTCAACCCCGACGGCATCATCAAGACGTCCGAAATCCACTCCAACGAGATCGCCCGCGACGTGAAGGAAACCGTGCGCAAGCTCAAGGCTGCCCAGTACACCGCCGCCCACCCCGGTGAAGTCTGCCCCGCCAAGTGGAACGACGGCGCCAAGACCCTGGCTCCTTCGCTGGACCTGGTCGGCAAGATCTGA